Proteins from a genomic interval of Stenotrophomonas maltophilia:
- a CDS encoding SDR family oxidoreductase gives MNTHQNKIALVTGATRGIGAETVRQLAQAGVHTLLAGRKRETAVEQALKLQAEGLPVEAIQLDVTDAASIAEAVEQVRQRHGRLDILVNNAGIMIENPAQAPSEQSLDTWKRTFDTNVYALVAVTQAFLPLVKQAKSGRIVNVSSMLGSQTLHADPASGIYDFKVPAYNASKAAVNSWTLSLAYELRNTPIKVNTVHPGYVKTDMNGGNGEIEISEGARSSVEMALIGESGASGSFTYLGEVLPW, from the coding sequence ATGAACACCCATCAGAACAAGATCGCGCTGGTCACCGGCGCCACCCGTGGCATCGGCGCCGAGACCGTGCGCCAGCTGGCCCAGGCCGGCGTGCACACGCTGCTGGCCGGCCGCAAACGCGAGACCGCCGTCGAGCAGGCGCTGAAGCTGCAGGCCGAGGGCCTGCCGGTGGAAGCCATCCAGCTGGACGTGACCGACGCGGCCAGCATCGCCGAAGCGGTCGAGCAGGTACGCCAGCGCCACGGACGACTGGACATCCTGGTCAACAACGCCGGCATCATGATCGAGAACCCGGCGCAGGCGCCGTCGGAACAGTCGCTCGATACCTGGAAGCGCACCTTCGACACCAACGTGTATGCGCTGGTGGCGGTCACCCAGGCCTTCCTGCCGCTGGTCAAGCAGGCCAAGTCCGGCCGCATCGTCAACGTGTCCAGCATGCTCGGTTCGCAGACCCTGCACGCCGACCCGGCGTCGGGCATCTACGATTTCAAGGTGCCGGCCTACAACGCCTCCAAGGCAGCGGTGAACAGCTGGACCCTGAGCCTGGCCTACGAACTGCGCAACACCCCGATCAAGGTCAACACCGTGCATCCGGGTTACGTGAAGACCGACATGAACGGCGGCAACGGCGAAATCGAAATCAGCGAAGGCGCGCGTTCCAGCGTTGAAATGGCGCTGATCGGTGAATCCGGCGCCAGTGGCAGCTTCACCTACCTGGGCGAGGTGCTGCCATGGTGA
- a CDS encoding efflux transporter outer membrane subunit, whose protein sequence is MVIRTLAMAVSSLVLAGCVSVGPNYKAPVQEPVVLQGAQQPVFSSTSPVASWWAQFDDPVLEELVHGALSDNLDLRVAVARVSQARAVFVESRFDQAPHITAGGSYDRRKQPDPQLGGQRVFSESYQLGFDAGWELDLFGRKRRAAEAARADLDAEQANLADAQVLVAAEVARNYFELRGTQKRIAVAQHTLVNLRDTQKLTEARWELGAGSELDVQSSRARLKAIEADIPLLEVSETQSRNRLAVLLGQRPEMLTAMLAPHEVPAFAKALPLGDTRELLRQRADVRVAERRLAAATARVGVATADLFPRLSLSGFVGFLGGDASGLVNGNNKAWSLTPSLSWAAFDFGTVRARLRASKAEAEGVAAQYEQAVLLALEDTENALTRYSKQQARLAIVVEQAQAARRAESLAQIRYREGSEDFLTLLDAQRTQLAADDALAAAEAEVNVSVVGVYKALGGWGQSPQQPSVAQLQ, encoded by the coding sequence ATGGTGATCCGCACGTTGGCGATGGCCGTCTCCAGCCTGGTGCTGGCAGGCTGTGTCAGCGTCGGCCCCAACTACAAGGCGCCGGTGCAGGAGCCCGTGGTGCTGCAGGGTGCGCAGCAGCCGGTGTTCAGTAGCACCTCGCCGGTTGCCAGCTGGTGGGCGCAGTTCGACGATCCGGTGCTGGAAGAACTGGTGCACGGTGCACTGTCGGACAACCTCGACCTGCGCGTGGCGGTGGCCCGCGTCAGCCAGGCCCGCGCGGTGTTCGTCGAAAGCCGCTTCGACCAGGCCCCGCACATAACCGCAGGCGGCAGCTACGACCGCCGCAAGCAACCCGATCCGCAGCTGGGTGGGCAGCGGGTGTTCAGTGAAAGCTACCAGCTCGGCTTCGACGCCGGCTGGGAGCTGGATCTGTTCGGCCGCAAGCGCCGTGCTGCAGAAGCCGCGCGCGCCGACCTGGACGCCGAGCAGGCCAACCTGGCCGATGCGCAGGTACTGGTCGCCGCCGAAGTGGCGCGCAACTACTTCGAGCTGCGCGGTACGCAGAAGCGCATCGCGGTGGCCCAGCACACCCTGGTCAACCTGCGTGATACGCAGAAGCTGACCGAGGCGCGCTGGGAGCTGGGCGCTGGCAGCGAGCTGGACGTGCAGAGCAGCCGTGCACGGCTGAAGGCGATCGAGGCCGACATTCCGCTTCTGGAAGTATCCGAGACGCAGTCACGCAACCGGCTGGCGGTGCTGCTGGGCCAGCGCCCGGAAATGCTGACCGCGATGCTGGCACCGCATGAGGTACCGGCGTTCGCCAAGGCGCTGCCGCTGGGCGATACCCGCGAGCTGCTGCGCCAACGCGCCGACGTGCGCGTGGCCGAGCGTCGCCTGGCCGCTGCCACTGCGCGGGTGGGCGTGGCCACTGCGGATCTGTTCCCGCGGCTGTCGCTGTCCGGTTTCGTCGGCTTCCTCGGCGGCGATGCCAGCGGCCTGGTCAACGGCAACAACAAGGCCTGGTCGCTGACCCCGTCGCTGAGCTGGGCCGCGTTCGATTTCGGCACCGTGCGCGCACGGCTGCGTGCCAGCAAGGCAGAAGCCGAGGGCGTGGCTGCGCAGTATGAACAGGCCGTGCTGTTGGCACTGGAAGACACCGAGAACGCGCTGACCCGCTATTCCAAGCAGCAGGCGCGGCTGGCGATCGTGGTCGAGCAGGCGCAGGCGGCGCGACGTGCCGAATCGCTGGCGCAGATCCGCTATCGCGAGGGCTCGGAGGACTTCCTGACCCTGCTGGATGCGCAGCGCACGCAGCTGGCGGCAGATGATGCATTGGCGGCGGCCGAGGCCGAAGTCAACGTCAGCGTGGTTGGCGTGTACAAG